A stretch of Anaeromyxobacter dehalogenans 2CP-1 DNA encodes these proteins:
- a CDS encoding DUF6064 family protein, with product MGVPFTSQQLLDAFEQFNRAIWPMPLVAYALALLALVLAVRGGRGASAATALVLAFLWAAAAAFHASALARVSSLAPAFAAAFVVQAVLFAMASARGWLSFHARPGGLTTAGLSLMLYAAAVYPLVGALAGHAYPRAPAFGVTPCPNTMFTLGLLLLTDRPVPRRLLVIPFLWSLVGIPAALDLGMTEDLPLPFTGVLATGLLLGRDRPRVHRRPAAGGAGAR from the coding sequence ATGGGCGTCCCCTTCACCTCGCAGCAGCTCCTGGACGCGTTCGAGCAGTTCAACCGCGCGATCTGGCCCATGCCGCTCGTCGCCTACGCGCTCGCGCTCCTCGCGCTGGTGCTCGCGGTGCGCGGCGGGCGGGGCGCCAGCGCCGCGACCGCGCTCGTGCTCGCGTTCCTGTGGGCCGCGGCGGCCGCCTTCCACGCGAGCGCCCTCGCGCGCGTGTCCTCGCTCGCGCCGGCGTTCGCCGCGGCGTTCGTGGTGCAGGCGGTGCTGTTCGCGATGGCCTCGGCGCGCGGCTGGCTGTCGTTCCACGCCCGGCCCGGCGGGCTCACCACCGCCGGCCTGTCGCTCATGCTCTACGCGGCGGCCGTCTACCCGCTCGTCGGCGCGCTCGCCGGGCACGCCTACCCGCGCGCGCCCGCGTTCGGCGTCACGCCCTGCCCGAACACGATGTTCACGCTCGGGCTCCTGCTGCTCACCGACCGCCCGGTGCCGCGCCGCCTGCTGGTGATCCCGTTCCTGTGGTCGCTCGTGGGCATCCCGGCCGCGCTCGACCTGGGCATGACCGAGGACCTCCCGCTGCCGTTCACCGGCGTGCTCGCCACCGGCCTGCTGCTCGGCCGCGATCGCCCGCGGGTCCACCGCCGCCCCGCGGCCGGGGGCGCGGGCGCGCGTTGA
- a CDS encoding pyrimidine/purine nucleoside phosphorylase — MLTHKTFFEGQVQSIGFERNGRRQTAGVVDVGEFHFGTEAPERMTVVSGELWARLPGEAGFRAFPAGTCFEIPGRSGFDVKATAPAAYVCEFL, encoded by the coding sequence ATGCTCACGCACAAGACGTTCTTCGAGGGTCAGGTCCAGAGCATCGGGTTCGAGCGCAACGGCCGCCGGCAGACCGCCGGCGTGGTGGACGTGGGCGAGTTCCACTTCGGCACCGAGGCGCCGGAGCGCATGACCGTGGTCTCGGGCGAGCTGTGGGCGCGCCTGCCGGGCGAGGCCGGGTTCCGCGCCTTCCCCGCCGGCACCTGCTTCGAGATCCCGGGCCGGAGCGGCTTCGACGTGAAGGCGACCGCGCCGGCGGCCTACGTCTGTGAATTTCTGTAG
- a CDS encoding SMP-30/gluconolactonase/LRE family protein, which produces MAPAARPTPARPFPIALLAAAAVAAAGCQHAPAAPGAAASPAAPAVVAAAGGAAPEDPGDPGLPYLRAWLAAREGDADGALALLRSLDEAGWSNGMDPVDFPELAGRPELEALAARFAARVPRTPHAPLAATLSEPGLVAEGIAADPRDDALYVGSMRLRKIVRVDPGGSTRDLVTGGVDQVLGIKVDAARGLLWAASLARADAATGTPARTRLLAFDLATGAARRSAGLDGPGHMLNDLAVAEDGTVYVTDSEGGEVWRLDPGAAALVAAGGGRRWVYANGIAFAEGRLLVADATGLWDLPRDGGAPRRLRGPGRFPLTGIDGLSAAGRTLVAVQNGAGLPRIVRLELEPGAAGVRTAEVLETANPGWHVPTTGALLPGAFVYIGNSHVDGWKDGKLAPAGMEPTRIYRLAR; this is translated from the coding sequence ATGGCCCCCGCCGCGCGCCCGACCCCTGCCCGTCCGTTCCCGATCGCGCTGCTCGCCGCCGCGGCCGTCGCCGCCGCCGGCTGCCAGCACGCGCCGGCCGCGCCGGGCGCCGCCGCGAGCCCGGCTGCGCCCGCCGTCGTGGCGGCCGCTGGCGGCGCCGCGCCCGAGGATCCCGGCGACCCCGGCCTCCCCTACCTGCGCGCCTGGCTCGCCGCCCGCGAGGGCGATGCCGACGGCGCCCTGGCGCTGCTCCGGTCGCTGGACGAGGCCGGCTGGTCGAACGGGATGGATCCCGTCGACTTTCCCGAGCTGGCCGGGCGGCCCGAGCTGGAGGCCCTCGCGGCCCGGTTCGCCGCGCGGGTCCCCAGGACGCCGCACGCGCCGCTCGCGGCCACGCTCTCCGAGCCGGGGCTGGTGGCGGAGGGCATCGCGGCCGACCCGCGCGACGACGCGCTCTACGTCGGGAGCATGCGGCTCCGGAAGATCGTGCGGGTCGATCCGGGCGGATCGACCCGCGACCTCGTGACGGGCGGGGTGGACCAGGTGCTGGGGATCAAGGTGGACGCCGCGCGCGGCCTGCTCTGGGCGGCCTCCCTCGCACGCGCCGACGCGGCCACCGGGACGCCGGCGCGCACCCGCCTCCTCGCGTTCGACCTCGCCACCGGCGCCGCGCGGCGGAGCGCCGGGCTCGACGGGCCGGGCCACATGCTGAACGACCTCGCCGTCGCCGAGGACGGGACGGTGTACGTGACCGACAGCGAGGGCGGCGAGGTGTGGCGCCTCGATCCCGGCGCCGCCGCGCTGGTGGCCGCCGGCGGCGGGCGGCGCTGGGTGTACGCGAACGGCATCGCCTTCGCCGAGGGCCGCCTCCTCGTCGCCGACGCGACCGGCCTGTGGGACCTGCCGCGCGACGGCGGCGCGCCTCGCCGCCTGCGCGGCCCCGGCCGCTTCCCGCTGACCGGCATCGACGGCCTCTCCGCCGCGGGACGGACGCTCGTCGCCGTCCAGAACGGCGCCGGCTTGCCGCGCATCGTCCGCCTCGAGCTCGAGCCCGGCGCCGCCGGCGTCCGGACGGCCGAGGTGCTCGAGACCGCCAACCCCGGCTGGCACGTGCCCACCACCGGCGCCCTGCTGCCGGGCGCGTTCGTCTACATCGGCAACAGCCACGTGGACGGGTGGAAGGACGGGAAGCTCGCGCCCGCCGGGATGGAGCCGACGCGGATCTACCGGCTGGCGCGGTGA